In Candidatus Polarisedimenticolia bacterium, one DNA window encodes the following:
- a CDS encoding ABC transporter ATP-binding protein — protein sequence MGDVEVRALDGVDLRIDTGEFLAIMGPSGSGKSTLMNILGCLDRPTSGVYALDGVDVAGMDADQRAEIRNAKIGFVFQSFNLLSRTSALENVELPLLYGNGVLSADERLDKARAVLRRVGLEGREDHVPSQLSGGQQQRVAIARALISDPAVILADEPTGNLDSRTTREVMAIFRELNAEGRTVILITHEPEVAEFAQRVVHVRDGKIVADDLAGSAQAAPGGAAAGRLP from the coding sequence GCGATCATGGGCCCGTCGGGATCGGGAAAATCGACGCTGATGAACATCCTCGGCTGCCTCGACCGGCCCACCTCGGGAGTCTATGCCCTGGACGGGGTGGACGTGGCAGGCATGGACGCCGACCAGCGCGCGGAAATCCGCAACGCCAAAATCGGATTCGTCTTCCAGAGCTTCAACCTGCTGTCCCGGACCTCGGCGCTGGAGAACGTCGAGCTGCCGCTGCTTTACGGCAACGGCGTCCTGTCGGCCGACGAGCGCCTGGACAAGGCGCGCGCCGTCTTGCGGCGCGTCGGCCTCGAAGGACGGGAAGACCACGTCCCCTCCCAGCTTTCCGGCGGGCAGCAGCAGCGGGTGGCGATCGCCCGGGCCTTGATCTCCGATCCCGCCGTCATCCTGGCCGACGAGCCGACGGGGAACCTCGACAGCCGGACCACCCGTGAAGTGATGGCGATCTTCCGGGAGCTGAACGCGGAGGGTAGAACGGTCATCCTGATTACCCATGAGCCCGAGGTCGCGGAATTCGCGCAGCGCGTCGTGCACGTGCGCGACGGCAAGATCGTCGCCGACGATCTCGCCGGCTCCGCCCAGGCGGCTCCCGGAGGGGCAGCCGCAGGAAGGCTGCCGTGA